The Sphingomicrobium aestuariivivum DNA window TAATCCTCGGCGACGACGGCGTCGGGGGGCAGTCTCAGGATGTCCTGCGCGATGGCGAGGTCGCTGTCGTCGACCATCAACCGGACCCAGGCGAGCCCGCCCCCGCCGAACACGCTGTTGAGCCCACCGTCGAAGATCATCGCGGGGATATTCTCGGCCTCGAGGCGGTGACGCGCGAGGTCGGCTTCGACCTGCGTGGGATAGCGCGCCGCCTCGACGAGGCTCATGTCGCGGTGCCGCCCACGGTGATGGCGGAGACGAGGAGGCTCGGCTGGCCGACGCCCGCGGGGACCGACTGGCCACCCTTGCCGCACATGCCCACGCCTTCATCGAGCGCCATGTCGTTGCCGATGCCGAGGACGCGCTGCATCACGGTGGGGCCATCGCCGATGAGGGTCGCGCCCTTGATCGGGTCGCCCAGCTTGCCGTTCTCGACCTTGTAGGCCTCGGTGCAACTGAAGACGAACTTGCCCGACACGATATCGACCTGCCCGCCGCCGAAGCTCTTGGCGTAAATGCCCTTGTCGAGCCGTGACAGGAGGTCGGCGGGATCGTCCTCGCCGCCGAGCATGAAGGTGTTGGTCATGCGCGGCATGGGGGCGTGGGCGAAGCTCTCGCGGCGCCCGTTGCCGGTCGGCTCGACCCCCATCAGGCGGGCGTTGAGGCGGTCCTGCATATAGCCACGCAAGATGCCGTCCTCGATGAGGACGTTACGCTGCGTGGGCGTGCCTTCGTCGTCGATGGTGAGGCTGCCGCGCCGGTTGGCGATATTGCCTTCGTCGACCACGGTGACGCCGGGCGAGGCGACGCGCTCGCCGATCCGGCCGGCGAAGGTCGACTGGCCCTTGCGGTTGAAATCGCCCTCGAGCCCGTGGCCGACGGCCTCGTGGAGGAGCACCCCGCACCAGCCGGGGCCGAGCAGCACGGGCATGTCGCCCGCGGGCGCGGCGACCGAGCGCATGTTCACATCGGCCATGCGAACCGCTTCGTCGACGCAGCGCATCCATGTCGCGCGGTCGAACAGGCGGTCGTAGAGATAGCGTCCGCCGAGTCCGTGGCTGCCGCTCTCGCGGCGCTCGCCGTCGGCCATGACGACCGAGACGTTGAGGCGCACCAGCGGGCGGATGTCGGTGGCGAGGAAGCCGTCGGGACGGACGATCTCGACGACGCTCCACGAGCCCGACAGGACGACGCTGACCTGGTCGACCCTCGGGTCACGCGACCGGGCTTCGGCCTCGATCTCCTTGATAAGGGCGAGCTTCTTCTCGAACGGGACCGCGACCAGCGGGTCCTCGTCGGTATAGAGCCGCGCGTTGGTGCCGTGCGGCGGGCCGGCGGGGGCCTGCTTCGAGGGATCGAGCAGCCTAAGCGTCTCTGCAGCGCGCTGGATCGCGGCGGTCGACAGCTCGTTGGCATGGGCAAAGCCCGTCATCTCGCCGGTCACGCCGCGCAGGCCGAAGCCGCGGTCGGTCGAATAGTCGGCGCTGCGCAGGCGGCCGTCGTCGAAGGCCACCATCTCGGAGGCGCGATATTGCAGATAGAGTTCGCCGTCGTCATGCCCCGACAGATGCGCGCGCGCGGCGGCCATCGCGTCGGAGGGCTCGAACTGGCCCGGCGTGTAGAGAAAGCCCCGGGGGCCGAGGCTCACGCCACGTCCTTCGTGTCGGCCGGGCCACCCTTGAGCACGAAGCGGCGGTCGCAATATTTGCATTCGACCATGCCGTTGTCGTCGATGTGGTAATAGACGCGCGGATGGCCGAGCGCGGGCGAAATGTCGCCGGCACCATCGCAATGGACGCGCAGCGTATCGACTCGGATCGTCTCGGGGGGCGGAATCTTTGACATGACCGCCGATTAGCGAAGCGCGGCGGGCGCGGCAACTAGTCGGCGCGCGGCAGTCGCGTATCGCCCGCCACCAGCGCGGTGACCTCGCCGCCGGGGCCGCGTTCCACATCGACGATCTGGCCGCCCTGCGGGAAATAGAGGCGATCGCCCTCGATCAGGATCGACGGTTCGATCTCGCCCTGCGGGTTGCGCAGGCTGAGCCGGTCGCCGTCGACCGAGAATGCAAAAGCGCGCTCGTCGAGCAGATAGACGCCGGCGATCCGGGCAAGCGCCTCGGGGGTGGCGGGCGCGCGCACGAGGCGGCGCTGCTCGAACCCCGGCCAGTCCATTTCGCGGGCGACCGCCGCCGCGATCGACTGGAACAGCGGCGCGCCAAGTTCGCCATTGGTCATGATGACCAACCCTTCGCCGCGCTCGGGAAAGGAGAACATGTAGGCCTTGTACCCCATGTTCGACCCGCTGTGTCCGATCCGAAAGTCCGCGCCCGACCCGCTCGTCCCGAAGCCGAGCGCATAGTCGCTGTCGCCGCCCGGCGCGGTGAGAAGGGTGCGCATTCCCGCAGGGCCGACCGGCAGGCCGGTCTCGCCTGCATGGGCGCGATTGGCGGCGATCAGGAAAAGGGCGAGGTCGCGCGGGGTGGTCCACAGGCCGGCGGCGGCCTGCTCGGGGTAGAGATGGTAGCCGCCGGCGATCAACCTCCCCTGTTCGTCATGCGCGAGCGCGAGCTTCTCGCGCGCCGCGCGCGGCGGCTGGGCGAAGCTCGACCGGTCCATGCCGAGCGGTACGAGGAGGACCCGCGCCGCGACATCGGCGAAGGGCTGGCCCTCGACCTCCTCGACGAGCAATTGCGCGACCGAATAGCCGCCGCCCGAATAAGAGAAGGTGCCGGGGGCAGAGACCAGCTCGACCGGATCGGTATTGCCGCGTCCCTCGAGCACGGCGACGAGGTCGGGCGTCGCGGCGGGATCGGCATAGCCGGGAAAGCCCGAGACGCTCGTCCCGGCGCGATGCGACAGGAGGCTGCGCAGCGTGGCGGGGGCATGCTCGCCCTCGGGCAGCCGCCAGCGCGACAGGCGGGCATTGACGGGCAGGTCGAGATCGAGCGCGCCCGCCTCGACGAGCGCCATCATCGTCATCGCCGCGACGGACTTCGACAGGCTCGCGGCTTGGAAGCGCGTGTCGAGATGCGCGGGCACGCGCTGCGCCGGATCGGCCCAGCCGAAGCTGCGCGCGGCGACAATGCGATTGTCGTCGATCAACGCGATCGACACGGCGGGGACCCGCAGCTCGGCCATCGCCTCGTGGATCGAGCTGGGCGCCGGTTCCTCGCCCACGATCACCGTGCCCGGCACCAGCGCCTCGATGGCGCGGTCGAGCGGCGTGCCCTCGGCGGGGACGGCGGCGACGAGAAGCGTGGCGACAGACAGGAACATGGCTCTTGGACCCCCGCGATGAAAAACGCGCCTCGGGCCTAGGTCAGCGCAGACCGTAGCGCAATCGCTCGCGGCCCGCTAAGGCGCTCGGGATGACCCAAGCCCCCGCGATCAGCATCGAGAACCTGTCCAAGACCTATGCCGGCGGCAAGCAGGCGCTGGACGATGTCAGCTTCGAGGTCCCGCAGGGGCAGATCTTCGGGCTGCTCGGCCCCAATGGCGCGGGCAAGTCGACGCTGATCAACATCCTCGCTGGCCTCGTCACCAAGACGAGCGGCACGGCGGCGATCTGGGGCTTCGACATCGACCGCGACCATCGCAATGCCAAGCGCTCGATCGGCATCGTGCCGCAGGAAATCCTCTTCGACCCCTTCTTCACGCCCGCCGAGGCGCTCGAGATACAGGCGGGGCTCTACGGCATCCCCAAGGACGAGCGCCGCACCGCCGAGCTGCTCGAGGCAGTGTCGCTGACCGACAAGGCCGATGCCTATGCGCGCACCCTTTCGGGCGGGATGAAGCGCCGCCTGCTGGTCGCCAAGGCAATGGTCCATTCGCCCCCCATTCTCGTCCTCGACGAGCCAACCGCTGGCGTCGACATCGACCTTCGCCAGCAGCTGTGGGACTATGTCCGCACGCTCCACGCCCGCGGCGTCACGGTCGTGCTGACCACGCATTACCTCGAGGAAGCCGAGGAGCTGTGCGACCGCATCGCCATCATCAACCACGGCAAGCTCGTCACCAACGAGCCGACGAAACAGCTCATCGCGCGGGCGCAGGAGAAGCAGGTCGTCGTCACCTTCGACCGCGCGGTGGCGCAGTTGCCCTCCGACGACCGTTTCGAGAAGATCGAGCGGATCGGCGAGGAAGAGGTCGCCATTTCCTATTCGAAGGACAAGGTGAATGCGGGCGAGGTGCTGCGCCTGCTGGCGCGCGAGGGTTATGACATCGTCGACGTGCGCACGCGCGAACCCGACCTCGAGGACGTCTTCCTCTCGCTGACGCGGGGAGCCGAATGAGCGACCACGACTTCGACGTCCTCGTCATCGGCACGGGTGCCGCCGGCCTTACTGCCGCGCTCAACCTCGCCGAGCGGTTCAAGGTCGGCGTCCTCGCCAAGGGCAAATTGGGCGGCGGGGCGACCGAATGGGCACAGGGCGGGATCGCTGCCGTGCTCGAGGACGAGGACAGCTTCGAGAACCATATCCGTGACACGATGATCGCGGGCGCCGGCCTCAATGATCGCGACGTGGTCGAGATGGTGGTGCAGCGCGCGCCCGCCGCGATCGAGAAGCTCGCCAAATTGGGCGTGCCCTTCAACCTCGACACCGATGGCGACTGGCACCTGACGCGCGAGGGCGGGCACAGCCACCGCCGCATCGTCCACGTCCATGACGCCACCGGCTGGGCGGTCGCACAGGCGCTCGAAAAGGCGGCCGTGATGCACGAGAATATCACGCTCCTGCCGGGCCGCGTGGCGATCGACTTCATCCAGGGCCGCCATGCGCAGCATTATTCGACGAGCGGCACGGTGCATGGCGTCTACGCGCTCGACCGCGCCGCGGGCGAAGTCGAAACCATCACCGCCCGCGCGACCGTGCTGGCGGCGGGCGGGGCAGGGCGCGCCTACCAGTTCTCGACCGCGCCGCGCGGCGCGACCGGCGACGGTATCGCGATGGCGTGGCGCGCGGGCTGCCGCGTGTCGAACATGGAATTCATGCAATTCCACCCGACCTGCCTCTACAATCTCGAGGTGAAGAACTTCCTCATCACCGAGGCCGTGCGCGGCGAGGGGGGGATCCTCGTCAACCCGACCAGCGGCGAGCGCTTCATGAAGAATTACGACGAGCGGCTGGAGCTGGCGCCGCGCGACGTCGTCGCCCGCGCCATCGACGCCGAGATCAAGCGCGACGGGCTCGACTATGTCCATCTCGACATCTCGCACCGCGGGCCGGACTTCGTGAGGGAGCATTTCCCGACTATCTACGACAAGCTGATCGGGCTCGGCATCGACATCACCAAACAGCCGATCCCCGTCGTGCCGGCACAGCATTACACCTGCGGCGGCGTGGTGGTGGACATGGACGGGCGCACCGATGCGCCGGGCCTCTATGCGGCGGGCGAGGTC harbors:
- the nadB gene encoding L-aspartate oxidase, whose translation is MSDHDFDVLVIGTGAAGLTAALNLAERFKVGVLAKGKLGGGATEWAQGGIAAVLEDEDSFENHIRDTMIAGAGLNDRDVVEMVVQRAPAAIEKLAKLGVPFNLDTDGDWHLTREGGHSHRRIVHVHDATGWAVAQALEKAAVMHENITLLPGRVAIDFIQGRHAQHYSTSGTVHGVYALDRAAGEVETITARATVLAAGGAGRAYQFSTAPRGATGDGIAMAWRAGCRVSNMEFMQFHPTCLYNLEVKNFLITEAVRGEGGILVNPTSGERFMKNYDERLELAPRDVVARAIDAEIKRDGLDYVHLDISHRGPDFVREHFPTIYDKLIGLGIDITKQPIPVVPAQHYTCGGVVVDMDGRTDAPGLYAAGEVTMSGLHGANRLASNSLLECFVYGDAAAEHIKANWDSLPRPIDVRDWDESRVTDSDEEVVIQQVWGEIRRFMWNFVGIVRTTKRLERAKARIDLLRQEVDDYYKNFRVTPDLIELRSLVEVADLIVRCALKRHESRGLHYTLDYPETDSVAQDTVLAP
- the tldD gene encoding metalloprotease TldD, whose translation is MAAARAHLSGHDDGELYLQYRASEMVAFDDGRLRSADYSTDRGFGLRGVTGEMTGFAHANELSTAAIQRAAETLRLLDPSKQAPAGPPHGTNARLYTDEDPLVAVPFEKKLALIKEIEAEARSRDPRVDQVSVVLSGSWSVVEIVRPDGFLATDIRPLVRLNVSVVMADGERRESGSHGLGGRYLYDRLFDRATWMRCVDEAVRMADVNMRSVAAPAGDMPVLLGPGWCGVLLHEAVGHGLEGDFNRKGQSTFAGRIGERVASPGVTVVDEGNIANRRGSLTIDDEGTPTQRNVLIEDGILRGYMQDRLNARLMGVEPTGNGRRESFAHAPMPRMTNTFMLGGEDDPADLLSRLDKGIYAKSFGGGQVDIVSGKFVFSCTEAYKVENGKLGDPIKGATLIGDGPTVMQRVLGIGNDMALDEGVGMCGKGGQSVPAGVGQPSLLVSAITVGGTAT
- a CDS encoding putative signal transducing protein; this encodes MSLVEAARYPTQVEADLARHRLEAENIPAMIFDGGLNSVFGGGGLAWVRLMVDDSDLAIAQDILRLPPDAVVAED
- a CDS encoding ABC transporter ATP-binding protein, which translates into the protein MTQAPAISIENLSKTYAGGKQALDDVSFEVPQGQIFGLLGPNGAGKSTLINILAGLVTKTSGTAAIWGFDIDRDHRNAKRSIGIVPQEILFDPFFTPAEALEIQAGLYGIPKDERRTAELLEAVSLTDKADAYARTLSGGMKRRLLVAKAMVHSPPILVLDEPTAGVDIDLRQQLWDYVRTLHARGVTVVLTTHYLEEAEELCDRIAIINHGKLVTNEPTKQLIARAQEKQVVVTFDRAVAQLPSDDRFEKIERIGEEEVAISYSKDKVNAGEVLRLLAREGYDIVDVRTREPDLEDVFLSLTRGAE
- a CDS encoding zinc-finger domain-containing protein, translating into MSKIPPPETIRVDTLRVHCDGAGDISPALGHPRVYYHIDDNGMVECKYCDRRFVLKGGPADTKDVA
- a CDS encoding serine hydrolase domain-containing protein encodes the protein MFLSVATLLVAAVPAEGTPLDRAIEALVPGTVIVGEEPAPSSIHEAMAELRVPAVSIALIDDNRIVAARSFGWADPAQRVPAHLDTRFQAASLSKSVAAMTMMALVEAGALDLDLPVNARLSRWRLPEGEHAPATLRSLLSHRAGTSVSGFPGYADPAATPDLVAVLEGRGNTDPVELVSAPGTFSYSGGGYSVAQLLVEEVEGQPFADVAARVLLVPLGMDRSSFAQPPRAAREKLALAHDEQGRLIAGGYHLYPEQAAAGLWTTPRDLALFLIAANRAHAGETGLPVGPAGMRTLLTAPGGDSDYALGFGTSGSGADFRIGHSGSNMGYKAYMFSFPERGEGLVIMTNGELGAPLFQSIAAAVAREMDWPGFEQRRLVRAPATPEALARIAGVYLLDERAFAFSVDGDRLSLRNPQGEIEPSILIEGDRLYFPQGGQIVDVERGPGGEVTALVAGDTRLPRAD